The genomic DNA ATGGGAACAACATCTTCCATTTGTCTTATTGTGCCTATAATTTGAGCACTTATGGTGGGATGTTTTTTTATCTCGCTATATTCTTTTTCATTTAATTTTGATGGTTTATGCAAAATTTCCTCCGGAATACCTATTTTACCCACATCATGTAAAAGCCCGGCTAAATATATTATTTCTTTTTCCTTAAACGAAAGATTAAGTTCATCAGCTATGGCTAAGGCTATTTTGCTTACTCTTTCAGAATGACCGTAGGTATAAGTATCTTTTGCATCGATGGTTGAGGATAGAGATTTAACCGTATTGAAAAAGAGTTCTTTAGCATCTGTAAATAGCCAGAAGTTTTTAATCGCTATTGCCCCTTGAGTAGCCATAGCGGTAAGCAATTTTAAATCCCGTGATGTAAAAATACTGCGGTCTATTTTATCGGTCAAATTTATGACACCAATAATCTCTCCGACTGCCTTCAAAGGAACCGATATTATTGGCAGACTAATAAACGATTTAGTTTTATATCTTTTCAGTCTTTCTTCTTCAGAGAGTTTTTCTACCTCTGCATCCGAGACAATCAAGGGTTTCCCATCTTTTACGACCTTGCCCGCCACTCCTTCTCCTACCTTTATTCGAGTATTTTTGACTATTTCTTGAGGGATGCCATGAGCGGCAACAATTTTAAGAAATTCACGCTCACGGTCAAAAAGCATTAATGATGCCCGTTCTACTCGGATTATCTCTACTGCCTTTTCCACTAACATTTGACATATTTCATCTACATCAAATATATTACTTACGGTCCTGGCTATCTCG from bacterium includes the following:
- a CDS encoding HD domain-containing phosphohydrolase, with amino-acid sequence MMYIQEFLQKTDLLNKLAQITGIPLFIVDSNQQVFQSTKLCELIKHKGRCMGNHLSILSEVMSSGQSCVQECDTEYLRVGLPIITNEGTIGVLTGCGLSSKKQEIKQNILLINDIIQNFINKEDMAKEVGVLYEELNLLYEIARTVSNIFDVDEICQMLVEKAVEIIRVERASLMLFDREREFLKIVAAHGIPQEIVKNTRIKVGEGVAGKVVKDGKPLIVSDAEVEKLSEEERLKRYKTKSFISLPIISVPLKAVGEIIGVINLTDKIDRSIFTSRDLKLLTAMATQGAIAIKNFWLFTDAKELFFNTVKSLSSTIDAKDTYTYGHSERVSKIALAIADELNLSFKEKEIIYLAGLLHDVGKIGIPEEILHKPSKLNEKEYSEIKKHPTISAQIIGTIRQMEDVVPIILHHHERFEGRGYPNGLKGKDIPLGSRILAIADTFDAMTSNRPYRDKFTIDYAIAEIKKYSNIQFDPQVTRAFLSAIEKGKILKE